A single genomic interval of Lewinellaceae bacterium harbors:
- a CDS encoding PorP/SprF family type IX secretion system membrane protein → MKHFYLFMFLTGMIMLSRTAVGQDVHLSHIHASPTFLNPAMVGLMNEDLRLIGNYRSQWQTFNAGYRTMIASADMKAFRGFGLRDEFGAGLQILSDKAGDIAYNTTDIALTLSYLKALNRNGDHLISAGARIGFVQNQFDIEKLRFLDEDPSLLNGELMNTTQYLDISAGLGWFVPLYNRYDFLYLGLSGFHLNRATISFMDHQDIQTEGLQLYPKYTFHGGGSIRVNAYVALKPSFIFHYQGPHREFNLGTFVRMSKEPRTYFRAQSAVYTGFWLRWAINDGKFQRDALIGALRYDYKDMVFTFSFDMNISDLAKASRTLGGPELSVMKYFDFDRPARKRSKVKCPAF, encoded by the coding sequence ATGAAACACTTTTACTTGTTCATGTTCCTAACGGGGATGATCATGCTGAGTAGGACAGCTGTGGGGCAGGATGTGCACCTGTCACATATCCATGCATCGCCAACATTTCTAAATCCCGCCATGGTGGGGCTGATGAACGAAGATTTGCGACTCATCGGCAATTATCGAAGCCAGTGGCAAACGTTCAATGCCGGATACCGCACCATGATTGCCTCGGCGGACATGAAAGCGTTCAGAGGTTTTGGCCTGCGTGATGAGTTTGGAGCAGGATTGCAGATACTAAGTGACAAGGCAGGAGATATTGCGTACAACACAACGGATATCGCCCTCACCCTGTCCTATCTGAAAGCGCTTAATCGCAATGGCGACCACCTCATATCTGCCGGTGCCCGGATAGGATTTGTTCAGAATCAATTTGATATTGAGAAATTACGATTCCTGGATGAAGATCCTTCTCTGCTGAACGGAGAGCTGATGAACACCACCCAATATCTGGATATTTCCGCTGGTTTGGGATGGTTCGTTCCGCTCTACAACCGATACGATTTTTTGTATCTGGGATTATCGGGGTTCCATCTCAACCGGGCTACCATTTCTTTCATGGATCATCAGGATATCCAAACCGAAGGCCTGCAGTTGTACCCAAAATATACCTTTCACGGTGGGGGTAGCATCCGTGTCAATGCATATGTGGCCTTGAAACCCAGTTTTATCTTTCACTACCAGGGACCACACCGTGAATTTAACCTGGGGACTTTTGTAAGGATGTCCAAAGAGCCACGTACTTACTTCCGTGCACAATCTGCCGTCTATACCGGTTTTTGGTTACGCTGGGCGATCAATGATGGCAAGTTCCAACGCGATGCCCTGATCGGTGCACTACGATACGACTATAAGGATATGGTATTTACCTTCTCCTTTGACATGAATATTTCAGATTTGGCAAAAGCATCCCGTACCCTGGGAGGTCCTGAACTTTCGGTTATGAAGTACTTTGATTTTGACCGTCCGGCCAGAAAGCGCAGTAAAGTGAAATGTCCTGCATTCTAA